A stretch of the Flavobacterium sp. 5 genome encodes the following:
- a CDS encoding IS982 family transposase, translating to MNCELEFKSGIGRKDKMSDLEVVALSLTAEFMSIDSENSLFKQLNSNEIPNLIERSQFNKRRRKLFLFSEEIRIKLASYFLDFEDYFIVDSMPLEICKFSRHNRIKICKNEFETAPTKGFCASQNSWFYGYKLHGVCSITGVFHSLDITKAEVHDVNFLKNIKQQMSDCVILGDRGYLSETIQLDLFQTVNIKLETPKRINQKNYKPQPYIFRKSRKRIETLFSQLCDQFLIRRNYAKTFEGFKTRILAKIASLTLIQYVNKFIFDRPINNIKNQII from the coding sequence AACCGCTGAATTTATGTCAATTGACAGCGAAAATTCACTTTTCAAACAGCTAAATTCTAATGAAATTCCAAATCTAATAGAACGAAGTCAATTCAATAAAAGAAGGAGGAAATTGTTTTTATTTTCTGAAGAAATTAGAATTAAACTAGCATCTTATTTTCTTGATTTTGAAGATTATTTTATTGTGGATAGCATGCCATTAGAAATCTGTAAATTTTCTCGTCATAACCGAATCAAAATCTGTAAAAATGAATTTGAAACTGCACCTACAAAAGGATTTTGTGCTTCTCAAAACAGCTGGTTTTATGGTTATAAACTTCATGGAGTTTGTTCAATTACTGGAGTTTTTCATTCATTAGATATTACAAAAGCAGAAGTTCATGATGTAAATTTTTTAAAAAACATAAAACAACAAATGTCTGATTGTGTGATTCTTGGGGATAGAGGATATCTGTCAGAAACGATTCAATTGGATTTATTTCAAACAGTAAATATCAAATTGGAAACACCAAAACGAATTAATCAAAAAAATTATAAACCACAACCGTATATTTTTAGAAAATCAAGAAAAAGAATCGAAACATTATTTTCTCAATTATGCGACCAATTTTTAATCAGAAGAAATTATGCAAAAACTTTTGAAGGATTTAAAACTAGAATATTGGCAAAAATAGCATCATTAACATTAATACAATATGTCAATAAATTTATATTTGACAGACCAATAAATAATATTAAAAATCAAATAATTTAA
- a CDS encoding OmpH family outer membrane protein, whose product MKATPNSILFIIYSLLISLILFYLYIRVESSNNKIAYVDNIKLFDNFKMTKELERSGKKEFNSKKSNLNSLYIKLQSSEISIQEKKILMQEFVQKKEDFEQFNQIFASQQSAKIWIRIKSYSLDFAKENKYNLIIGSDNKTNILFADDEIDVTTDLLTYINKKYEGLK is encoded by the coding sequence GTGAAAGCTACCCCAAATAGTATCTTATTTATTATCTATAGTTTATTAATTAGTCTTATATTATTTTATTTGTATATAAGAGTTGAATCCTCAAACAATAAAATTGCATATGTTGACAACATTAAACTCTTTGATAATTTTAAAATGACCAAAGAATTAGAACGCTCAGGAAAAAAAGAATTCAACTCTAAAAAATCAAATCTAAATTCTTTATATATAAAATTGCAATCTTCTGAAATTTCTATTCAGGAAAAAAAAATACTAATGCAGGAATTTGTTCAAAAAAAAGAAGATTTTGAACAATTCAATCAAATTTTTGCCTCTCAACAATCTGCAAAAATCTGGATTAGAATTAAAAGTTATTCTTTAGATTTTGCAAAAGAAAATAAATACAACCTTATTATAGGCTCAGATAATAAAACAAATATTCTATTTGCTGATGATGAAATCGATGTAACCACAGACTTACTTACCTACATAAACAAAAAATATGAAGGCCTTAAGTAG